The genomic region ATACAATAAAAATATTTATATTATTATCACTATTAATATTTGTCATATCCTATATCCAGAGTTATTTTCCGCCAGAGAGGACAAAGAAGATTCTCGGAAAGATAAAAGGCATTAAAGGGAATATACTTGGGGCACTGCTTGGTACCATAACTCCATTTTGCAGTTGCTCCAGCATACCGATTTTTATCGGTTTCACATCGGCTGGCTTGCCTTTAGGTATAACCTTTTCTTTAAAACCGCAAAAATCCCGAA from Treponema sp. J25 harbors:
- a CDS encoding permease; its protein translation is MNILAMIFGWLNDQLLKMRWLSELVRLLVEKVFGLSVSERIGGSIHFFIYDTIKIFILLSLLIFVISYIQSYFPPERTKKILGKIKGIKGNILGALLGTITPFCSCSSIPIFIGFTSAGLPLGITFSLKPQKSR